A region of Thermococcus barossii DNA encodes the following proteins:
- a CDS encoding D-glucuronyl C5-epimerase family protein gives MDRNAAVLVIVLVLIAGMAGFAHWRGSPEDGCSPAPMPPNGTAVRIYVMIENENAAFEMALFSVKVGDAKLSETNVPVLAYEGKPGTVHLSVRGSTINWNGVKFEITGTVSLDTEPGRSYLVTLTPVHEPGVFLMEVDKGLSGVIGQDVPSTVFLDDYTVAEDVLKQAGFSDELEANRKLRERYLRLWKETGNLSYLQIHRDLTYHLRALALMAKLDRLSETAVRTYTLDILATDYYYSRFEVPGRKDLILVFSNDSPYYGAIRAADGPIKSRLPFVYYTARGFNLYPVSALHWAHVYFERRDYAAMTEILDELLPFAVYSQYEGTEYALFPVYFHFQNASVPWVSGYAQGMAAGLYAAAYNITGNETYLITAELFLNSFELPLSENGFVAQTKYGPWYLEYNYYPDELVLNGHIIALQGLYYYWEVTGDKRAYDLFWSGAMSVRKALPDFDTGSWSRYASIYDTSSEFYHRLHIKLLVWLYSKTGEETFLEYAEKWNGYLEKKGLKPENIGALLEQMRNSP, from the coding sequence ATGGATAGGAACGCTGCAGTGTTAGTAATAGTCCTCGTGCTCATTGCAGGGATGGCTGGGTTTGCCCACTGGAGAGGCTCTCCCGAGGATGGTTGTTCCCCAGCCCCCATGCCCCCAAACGGCACTGCCGTCCGGATTTATGTGATGATAGAGAACGAAAATGCCGCCTTTGAGATGGCACTCTTCAGTGTTAAGGTAGGAGACGCAAAACTCAGCGAGACCAACGTTCCAGTGCTGGCCTATGAGGGCAAGCCCGGAACCGTTCACCTTAGTGTCAGGGGATCAACCATCAACTGGAACGGGGTCAAGTTTGAAATAACCGGAACCGTCTCCTTGGACACCGAACCGGGGAGGAGCTACCTGGTAACCCTAACACCCGTTCACGAACCTGGAGTGTTCCTGATGGAGGTTGACAAGGGTCTCAGCGGAGTCATCGGTCAGGACGTGCCATCAACGGTGTTCCTCGACGATTACACAGTCGCGGAAGACGTTCTAAAACAGGCAGGGTTCTCAGACGAACTTGAAGCCAACAGGAAGCTCAGGGAGAGATACTTACGGCTCTGGAAGGAAACCGGGAACCTGAGCTATCTGCAGATACATAGGGACCTCACGTACCATCTCAGAGCACTTGCCCTAATGGCCAAGCTCGACAGACTCAGCGAGACCGCGGTAAGAACGTACACCCTTGATATCTTGGCCACGGATTACTACTACTCCCGTTTTGAGGTACCCGGAAGGAAGGATCTAATACTCGTGTTCTCAAACGATTCTCCCTACTACGGTGCCATCAGAGCCGCTGACGGCCCCATAAAGAGCAGGCTGCCCTTTGTGTACTACACCGCCAGAGGCTTCAACCTCTATCCCGTATCGGCCCTTCACTGGGCCCACGTGTATTTTGAGAGGAGAGACTATGCCGCCATGACCGAGATACTGGATGAACTCCTGCCCTTTGCTGTATACTCCCAATATGAAGGCACTGAATACGCCCTGTTCCCGGTGTACTTCCACTTCCAGAACGCAAGCGTCCCCTGGGTCTCCGGCTATGCCCAGGGGATGGCCGCGGGCCTCTACGCTGCCGCGTACAACATTACCGGAAACGAGACGTATCTAATAACCGCGGAGCTGTTTCTGAACTCGTTTGAACTTCCGCTGAGTGAAAACGGCTTCGTGGCTCAAACGAAGTACGGACCATGGTACCTCGAGTACAACTACTACCCGGACGAGCTCGTCCTCAACGGCCACATAATAGCCCTGCAGGGGCTGTACTACTATTGGGAGGTCACGGGGGACAAGAGGGCGTACGACCTCTTCTGGAGCGGGGCCATGAGCGTCAGGAAAGCTCTTCCGGATTTTGACACGGGCAGTTGGAGCAGGTATGCCAGCATCTACGACACGTCGAGCGAGTTTTATCACCGCCTCCACATCAAGCTCCTGGTCTGGCTGTACTCAAAGACCGGGGAAGAGACTTTTTTGGAATACGCCGAGAAATGGAACGGCTATCTGGAAAAGAAAGGATTAAAGCCGGAAAACATAGGTGCACTACTCGAGCAGATGCGGAATTCTCCTTAA
- a CDS encoding PIN domain-containing protein: MSRSEVFNLLPNDAIIVATCREHRIKLILTFDSDFKRVPFLKTFGEEP; encoded by the coding sequence ATGAGTCGCTCTGAGGTCTTCAACCTACTGCCCAACGACGCCATAATCGTCGCAACGTGCAGAGAGCACAGGATTAAGCTCATCCTGACGTTTGACTCCGACTTCAAGAGGGTTCCATTCCTGAAGACCTTCGGTGAAGAGCCATGA
- a CDS encoding ECF transporter S component — MGVRMSSREIALIGMMLGLSLLFDVMPIEMPTVWGMKIDLVAVPIIMVYLLTGFTGGLTAVLLLFAGLSVVSSASWLGAMMKSFATLAVIVGFEVAKRATGFELSTGGGKLVVFAVLAYLAGLAVRIPLMLALNYYVALEIWLGLPREQVVQAVESWTGVPFWVAIGLPNAIQSAIDVFLGLAATLPVLRRIPHLLE; from the coding sequence ATGGGTGTGAGGATGAGTTCGAGGGAGATAGCTCTAATCGGAATGATGCTCGGCCTCTCGCTGCTCTTCGATGTGATGCCGATTGAGATGCCCACCGTCTGGGGTATGAAGATAGACCTCGTGGCGGTTCCGATAATAATGGTTTACCTCCTCACGGGCTTCACCGGCGGCTTAACCGCGGTTCTGCTCCTCTTTGCGGGCCTGAGCGTCGTCTCCTCCGCCAGCTGGCTCGGGGCGATGATGAAGTCCTTCGCGACCCTGGCGGTCATAGTGGGCTTTGAAGTGGCGAAGAGGGCTACAGGCTTCGAGCTTTCCACCGGTGGGGGGAAACTCGTGGTCTTCGCCGTCCTGGCCTACCTCGCCGGCCTTGCCGTCAGGATACCGCTCATGCTGGCCCTCAACTACTACGTTGCCCTTGAGATATGGCTCGGCCTCCCGAGGGAGCAGGTAGTTCAGGCTGTCGAGAGCTGGACTGGTGTTCCGTTCTGGGTTGCCATCGGCCTTCCGAACGCGATACAGAGCGCCATAGACGTCTTCCTGGGACTGGCGGCGACGCTACCGGTGTTAAGGAGAATTCCGCATCTGCTCGAGTAG
- a CDS encoding thiamine-phosphate synthase family protein codes for MRTPSVYIAEELMPFLRAKIAERLYSEGMKQSQIAEYLGITQAMVSKYLSGRYKVPPAEVAGKLDEVASEVSRFILFGGHRDEAVLLVARRLFELFQSGFLCSFYAEYAGVSEDACRSLFAVRPLRGEILEVLNMALNELIKNERFPELIPEVRSNFAYALPSPKGIEDVAAIPGRITAVKGKAFALPPEFGASEFTARILVRLAGIRPEIRSVLNIRYGHDIEAALRAAGFRIATVKTGGLSEDEAVRVIADVFRKDSYDAVIDVGGFGVEPLVYIFGETPFEVVEKLKRLVENL; via the coding sequence ATGAGGACTCCCAGCGTTTACATAGCCGAGGAGCTGATGCCTTTTCTGAGGGCCAAGATAGCGGAGAGGCTCTACAGCGAGGGTATGAAGCAGTCCCAGATAGCCGAGTACCTCGGCATAACCCAGGCCATGGTGAGCAAGTATCTCTCCGGCAGGTACAAGGTTCCCCCGGCGGAGGTGGCGGGCAAACTGGATGAGGTCGCCAGCGAGGTTTCCAGGTTCATCCTCTTTGGGGGGCACCGTGATGAGGCGGTTCTTCTCGTGGCGAGAAGACTCTTTGAGCTTTTTCAGAGCGGGTTCCTGTGCAGCTTTTATGCCGAGTACGCGGGGGTGAGCGAGGACGCCTGCAGGTCTCTCTTTGCCGTGCGTCCACTCAGGGGGGAGATTCTTGAGGTTCTGAACATGGCACTCAACGAGCTGATCAAAAACGAGAGATTCCCCGAACTCATCCCCGAGGTCAGAAGCAACTTTGCCTATGCCCTTCCGTCCCCCAAGGGCATAGAGGACGTTGCGGCGATTCCCGGAAGGATAACGGCCGTTAAGGGGAAGGCCTTTGCGCTGCCGCCTGAGTTCGGGGCCAGCGAGTTCACCGCGAGAATACTCGTTAGGCTGGCCGGGATCAGACCTGAGATACGCAGTGTTCTCAACATCCGGTACGGCCACGACATTGAAGCCGCCCTCAGAGCCGCAGGCTTCAGAATCGCGACGGTTAAAACCGGCGGACTGAGTGAGGATGAGGCCGTGAGGGTTATAGCGGACGTCTTCAGGAAGGATTCCTACGATGCTGTCATCGACGTGGGCGGTTTCGGGGTCGAGCCGCTGGTGTATATATTCGGGGAAACACCTTTTGAGGTCGTGGAGAAGCTCAAAAGGCTGGTGGAGAACCTTTGA
- a CDS encoding antitoxin family protein: protein MEEIIEAIYEDGVLKPLKKPHLRDHAKVRIKIIEIDLDELLDSMVIRKVEGIDYKRLKEAYYESL from the coding sequence ATGGAGGAGATCATAGAGGCCATTTACGAGGACGGTGTTCTGAAGCCTCTGAAAAAGCCCCATCTGCGCGATCATGCAAAGGTGAGAATAAAAATCATCGAGATAGACTTAGATGAACTCCTTGACTCAATGGTCATAAGGAAAGTCGAGGGGATCGACTACAAACGCCTGAAGGAGGCCTACTATGAGTCGCTCTGA
- a CDS encoding cyclic 2,3-diphosphoglycerate synthase, translated as MAEKKRKRVLILGAAGRDFHNFNVFFRDNPEYEVVAFTATQIPDIEGRLYPSELAGELYPNGIPIWSEDDMEKIIKEHDIDIVVFAYSDVSHEHVMHLASRAHSAGADFWLLGPKSTMLKSTKPVIAVTAVRTGCGKSQTSRKVAQILQEMGYKVVAIRHPMPYGDLRKQVVQRFASYEDLDRHECTIEEREEYEPYIDRGMVVYAGVDYEKILREAEKEADIILWDGGNNDFPFYEPDLWIVVTDPHRPGHELKYHPGETNFRAADVIIINKIDTANRDDIQKVRESIEKVNPNAIVIDGASPLYVDKPELIKGKRVLVVEDGPTLTHGGMKYGAGYIAAKKYGAKEIVDPRPYAVGSIVETYKKYSHLDVILPAMGYGAKQIKELEETINRADADVVIMGTPIDLRRVMKLNKPAVRVRYELEEIGEPKLRDILKEFVEKCEKLKK; from the coding sequence ATGGCCGAAAAGAAGAGAAAGAGGGTTCTCATTTTGGGCGCCGCTGGTAGGGACTTCCACAACTTCAACGTGTTCTTCAGGGACAACCCCGAGTACGAGGTTGTGGCCTTCACCGCAACTCAGATTCCCGACATTGAGGGCAGGCTTTACCCGTCCGAGCTCGCCGGCGAGCTCTACCCGAACGGAATCCCCATCTGGAGCGAAGATGATATGGAGAAGATCATCAAGGAGCACGACATTGACATCGTTGTCTTCGCCTACTCCGACGTCTCCCACGAGCACGTCATGCACCTCGCGAGCAGAGCTCACTCCGCCGGTGCCGACTTCTGGCTCCTCGGCCCGAAGAGCACCATGCTGAAGAGCACCAAGCCCGTCATAGCGGTTACGGCAGTCAGAACCGGCTGTGGAAAGAGCCAGACCAGCAGAAAGGTCGCCCAGATCCTCCAGGAGATGGGCTACAAGGTCGTTGCCATAAGGCACCCGATGCCCTACGGCGACCTCAGGAAGCAGGTCGTCCAGCGCTTCGCCAGCTACGAGGACCTCGACAGGCACGAGTGCACAATCGAGGAGCGCGAGGAGTACGAGCCCTACATCGACAGGGGCATGGTTGTCTATGCCGGCGTTGACTACGAGAAGATCCTCCGCGAGGCCGAGAAGGAGGCCGATATAATCCTCTGGGACGGCGGAAACAACGACTTCCCGTTCTACGAGCCGGACCTCTGGATAGTCGTCACCGACCCGCACAGGCCCGGCCACGAGCTCAAGTACCACCCAGGTGAGACCAACTTCCGCGCCGCTGACGTTATCATCATCAACAAGATCGACACCGCCAACAGGGACGACATCCAGAAGGTCCGCGAGAGCATCGAGAAGGTCAACCCGAACGCCATCGTCATCGATGGTGCCTCACCGCTCTACGTGGACAAGCCGGAGCTCATCAAGGGCAAGCGCGTTTTGGTGGTTGAGGACGGCCCAACCCTCACCCACGGCGGCATGAAGTACGGTGCCGGCTACATAGCCGCCAAGAAGTACGGGGCTAAGGAGATAGTCGATCCGAGGCCCTACGCCGTCGGCTCGATCGTTGAGACCTACAAGAAGTACAGCCACCTCGACGTCATCCTGCCGGCCATGGGCTACGGCGCCAAGCAGATCAAGGAGCTTGAGGAGACCATCAACCGCGCAGATGCAGACGTCGTCATCATGGGAACTCCCATCGACCTCCGCCGCGTCATGAAGCTCAACAAGCCGGCCGTCAGGGTCAGGTACGAGCTCGAGGAGATCGGCGAGCCGAAGCTCAGGGACATTCTCAAGGAGTTCGTCGAGAAGTGCGAGAAGCTCAAGAAGTGA
- a CDS encoding ATP-binding protein — MISLREITEEYVGSLRFVEEIEREVPLPAGSDIKAIIGPRRVGKTFLLLKRVEELRERENVLYVPFDEPELRGLDAREFAEMVRAEFPEGRVTLLLDEVQEWGDWDVKLRWLHDVKDFDIYVSGSSSALMSSEIPSRLRGRHVSRLVLPLSFREVAGKKPGTFRERGRVRNLMGDYLRWGGFPEVWRSRSREKIISILETMFYRDMVERFAFRDVREFREAFYHILSLYGGYFTYRSLQRALRGLGVDANVKTVMNYLRAMEEAFLVFQLPLFAPSMRTIMRSPRKLYLVDTAFANLFFKGLEEGRRIENIVFIELLREKSYWRPEIELSYYSDGDVEVDFVVRAGGRVEELVQVTYELNASNYGREVLGLVKAGKRLGAERLTLVTLDSDETIREGGKTVQVTPLWRFLLRERQSLSQAAPCSS, encoded by the coding sequence ATGATCTCGCTGAGGGAAATAACCGAGGAGTACGTGGGCTCTCTCCGGTTCGTCGAGGAGATAGAGAGGGAAGTCCCCCTACCGGCGGGTAGCGACATTAAGGCCATCATAGGGCCAAGGAGGGTGGGCAAGACCTTTCTGCTACTCAAGAGGGTCGAGGAGCTGAGGGAAAGAGAGAACGTCCTGTACGTCCCCTTTGATGAACCCGAGCTCAGGGGGCTGGACGCCAGGGAGTTCGCCGAGATGGTAAGGGCCGAGTTCCCAGAGGGGAGGGTCACTCTCCTCCTAGACGAGGTTCAGGAGTGGGGGGACTGGGACGTCAAGCTGAGGTGGCTCCACGACGTCAAGGACTTCGACATCTACGTCTCGGGCTCCTCCTCTGCCCTGATGTCCTCGGAGATTCCCAGCAGGCTCAGGGGAAGGCACGTCTCAAGGCTCGTGCTCCCGCTGTCATTCAGGGAGGTAGCTGGGAAAAAACCTGGAACGTTCAGGGAGAGGGGGAGGGTGAGGAACCTCATGGGGGACTACCTCCGGTGGGGCGGGTTCCCCGAGGTGTGGAGATCGAGGTCGAGGGAGAAGATAATCTCGATCCTGGAGACGATGTTCTACAGGGACATGGTGGAGCGCTTTGCCTTCCGGGACGTCAGGGAGTTCCGGGAGGCGTTCTACCACATATTATCGCTCTACGGGGGTTACTTCACCTACCGCTCCCTCCAGAGGGCCCTCAGGGGACTGGGCGTTGATGCCAACGTGAAGACCGTCATGAACTACCTCCGGGCAATGGAAGAGGCCTTCCTCGTCTTTCAGCTCCCGCTGTTCGCGCCCTCGATGAGAACCATCATGAGAAGCCCGCGCAAGCTCTACCTCGTGGACACGGCCTTCGCCAACCTCTTTTTCAAGGGGCTGGAGGAGGGCAGGAGGATTGAAAACATCGTCTTCATTGAGCTCCTGAGGGAGAAGAGCTACTGGAGGCCGGAGATCGAGCTGTCCTACTACTCGGATGGAGACGTCGAAGTGGACTTCGTCGTGAGGGCCGGGGGAAGGGTGGAGGAGCTGGTCCAGGTCACCTACGAGCTGAACGCCTCGAACTACGGGAGGGAAGTTCTCGGCCTCGTGAAGGCAGGGAAAAGACTGGGCGCTGAGAGATTGACCCTCGTCACCCTCGACTCCGACGAGACCATCAGGGAGGGCGGAAAAACGGTGCAGGTAACGCCCCTGTGGAGGTTCCTCCTCAGAGAACGCCAAAGCTTATCTCAAGCAGCCCCTTGCTCTTCCTGA
- a CDS encoding alanyl-tRNA editing protein — protein MSSVEVRTHTALHVVKGAVVKVLGDGAKWTASVYVDGNHGRLTVKFGRKPTPEEIAEIERLANGKVRENAPIEVYELPREEAEKRFGEDMYDLFPIPPEVKTLKVVVIENWNVNACNKEHTKTTGEIGEIKIRKVRFRKSKGLLEISFGVL, from the coding sequence ATGTCGTCGGTTGAGGTCAGGACTCACACGGCCCTGCACGTCGTTAAGGGGGCGGTCGTTAAGGTTCTCGGCGATGGGGCGAAGTGGACGGCGAGCGTTTACGTTGACGGGAACCATGGGAGGCTGACGGTCAAATTTGGGCGAAAGCCAACGCCTGAAGAAATAGCCGAGATAGAGCGCCTCGCCAACGGGAAGGTGAGGGAGAACGCTCCCATCGAGGTCTATGAGCTGCCCAGGGAGGAGGCTGAAAAGCGCTTCGGCGAGGATATGTACGACCTCTTTCCAATCCCGCCGGAGGTTAAAACGCTGAAGGTGGTCGTCATCGAGAACTGGAACGTGAACGCATGCAACAAGGAGCACACGAAAACCACTGGCGAGATAGGGGAGATAAAAATCAGGAAGGTTCGCTTCAGGAAGAGCAAGGGGCTGCTTGAGATAAGCTTTGGCGTTCTCTGA
- a CDS encoding secondary thiamine-phosphate synthase enzyme YjbQ — protein MKVVTRELRFSTRGEIDLVDITREVEKTVEESGIESGLCLVFVPGATGAIVTIEHESGLLEDFKRALKELIPKGKGYLHDRIDDNAHSHLRATLLGASECFPVVDGRLVRGTWQQIFFVELDVRPRHRRVIVQVMGE, from the coding sequence ATGAAGGTCGTAACGAGGGAGCTCCGCTTTTCCACGAGGGGGGAGATCGATCTGGTTGACATAACACGTGAGGTTGAGAAAACAGTTGAAGAATCCGGAATCGAGAGCGGCCTCTGCCTCGTCTTCGTTCCCGGTGCAACGGGGGCCATAGTGACGATAGAGCACGAGTCTGGCCTTCTTGAGGACTTCAAGAGGGCTTTGAAGGAGCTTATACCTAAAGGCAAAGGTTACCTCCACGACAGGATAGATGACAACGCCCACAGCCACCTCCGCGCTACGCTCCTCGGGGCGAGTGAGTGCTTCCCCGTCGTTGACGGCAGGCTCGTGAGGGGGACATGGCAGCAGATCTTCTTCGTCGAGCTCGATGTGAGGCCGAGGCACAGGCGGGTCATCGTGCAGGTGATGGGGGAGTGA
- the pyrI gene encoding aspartate carbamoyltransferase regulatory subunit: protein MAELKVTAIREGTVIDHIPAGKGLKVIEILRLNRPNGGVLLLASNVHSGKLGRKDIVKIEGRFLSEEEVNKIALIAPSATVNIVRDYKVAEKFKVEIPDEITGILRCANPNCVSNHEYTVSKFYVVSKEPLKVRCHYCERTMEEEEILGNL, encoded by the coding sequence ATGGCCGAGCTCAAGGTTACCGCCATCAGAGAGGGAACCGTCATAGACCACATCCCGGCCGGAAAGGGGCTGAAGGTCATCGAGATACTCCGCCTCAACAGGCCAAACGGCGGCGTTCTCCTTCTCGCCTCGAATGTCCACAGCGGGAAGCTCGGAAGGAAGGACATAGTCAAGATAGAGGGCAGGTTCCTGAGCGAGGAGGAGGTGAACAAGATAGCCCTCATCGCCCCGAGCGCGACGGTCAACATCGTGAGGGACTACAAGGTCGCGGAGAAGTTCAAGGTCGAGATTCCGGACGAGATAACCGGGATCCTTCGCTGCGCAAACCCCAACTGCGTCAGCAACCACGAATACACCGTTTCAAAATTCTACGTGGTCTCAAAGGAGCCCCTCAAGGTTCGCTGCCACTACTGCGAGAGGACGATGGAAGAGGAGGAGATACTGGGCAACCTCTGA
- a CDS encoding PLDc N-terminal domain-containing protein: protein MNELVIFSAIWVLGMILMALQLLALVWVIYDVLTKQKKMSNLEKILWIVLAFLSTILGALVYYLLVKRTGKYEEKPETGTPDDSVRVY, encoded by the coding sequence ATGAACGAGCTCGTGATATTCAGTGCGATATGGGTTCTCGGCATGATACTCATGGCCCTCCAGCTGCTGGCCCTCGTGTGGGTCATCTACGACGTCCTCACAAAGCAGAAGAAGATGTCGAACCTGGAGAAGATTTTGTGGATAGTCCTGGCGTTCCTCTCCACGATACTGGGGGCGCTGGTGTACTACCTGCTCGTCAAGAGGACGGGCAAGTACGAGGAGAAGCCTGAAACCGGCACCCCCGATGATTCCGTCAGGGTGTACTGA
- a CDS encoding AAA family ATPase, with amino-acid sequence MIVGVVGKIAAGKTTVARFFEERGFCRVSCSDPLIDLLTHNVSDYSWIPELPEKAEPTRERLIEFGKYLKEKYGGDVLIRLAVDKKRNCRNIVIDGVRSREEIEAIKRLGGKVIYVEARPEIRFERLVKRKASKDKGIRSFEDFKSVDDAEERLYHTSELKGLADYVIVNEGTLEELREKVERIIEEVAGKV; translated from the coding sequence ATGATAGTCGGTGTCGTTGGGAAGATCGCCGCCGGAAAGACCACCGTTGCCAGGTTCTTCGAGGAGAGGGGCTTCTGCAGGGTCTCCTGCAGCGACCCCCTGATAGACCTGCTAACCCACAACGTTTCCGACTACTCGTGGATTCCGGAACTGCCCGAAAAGGCCGAGCCGACGCGCGAGAGGCTCATAGAGTTCGGGAAGTACCTGAAGGAGAAGTACGGAGGGGACGTCCTCATAAGGCTCGCCGTCGATAAAAAGAGGAACTGCAGGAACATCGTCATAGACGGCGTCCGCTCGCGGGAGGAGATAGAGGCAATAAAGAGACTCGGCGGGAAGGTGATTTACGTCGAGGCGAGGCCCGAGATAAGGTTCGAGCGGCTGGTGAAGAGGAAGGCGAGCAAGGATAAGGGCATAAGGAGCTTTGAGGACTTTAAAAGCGTGGACGACGCCGAGGAGCGGTTGTACCACACGAGCGAGCTGAAGGGATTGGCGGATTACGTGATAGTCAACGAGGGGACGCTGGAGGAGCTGAGGGAGAAGGTAGAGAGGATCATCGAGGAGGTAGCGGGGAAGGTTTAA
- the pyrB gene encoding aspartate carbamoyltransferase — translation MDWKGRDVISVRDFSKEDIEFVLKVAERLETELNEKGSLDYARGKILATLFFEPSTRTRLSFESAMHRLGGSVIGFSSAASTSVRKGESLADTIKTVEQYSDAIVIRHPMEGAARLAAEVAEIPVINAGDGSNQHPTQTLLDLYTIKRAFGRIDGLTIGLLGDLKYGRTVHSLAEALAFYDVELYLISPELLRMPTHIVEELRERGVKVHETTDLEETIPELDLLYVTRIQRERFPDEQEYLKVRGSYQVNCAVLKRAKESLRVMHPLPRVDEIHPEVDKTPHALYFRQVFSGVPVRMALLGLTLGVL, via the coding sequence ATGGACTGGAAAGGACGCGATGTGATAAGCGTAAGGGACTTCTCGAAGGAGGATATCGAGTTTGTTTTGAAGGTTGCCGAAAGGCTTGAAACTGAGCTGAACGAGAAGGGCTCGCTCGACTACGCACGAGGGAAGATACTCGCTACGCTCTTTTTCGAGCCGTCAACGAGGACACGGCTGAGCTTCGAGAGCGCGATGCACCGTCTCGGCGGCTCGGTCATCGGCTTCTCCTCCGCGGCAAGCACGAGCGTCAGGAAGGGCGAGAGCCTGGCAGACACGATAAAGACGGTCGAGCAGTACAGCGACGCCATAGTCATAAGGCACCCGATGGAGGGGGCCGCGAGGTTGGCGGCGGAGGTGGCCGAGATTCCTGTCATCAACGCCGGCGACGGCAGCAACCAGCACCCGACCCAAACGCTCCTTGACCTCTACACCATAAAGCGCGCCTTCGGGAGAATCGACGGCTTAACCATAGGCCTGCTCGGCGATTTGAAGTACGGAAGAACCGTCCACAGCCTCGCTGAGGCTTTAGCCTTCTACGACGTCGAGCTTTACCTCATCTCACCCGAACTCCTGAGGATGCCGACGCACATCGTTGAAGAGCTCCGTGAGAGGGGCGTTAAGGTCCACGAGACGACCGACCTTGAGGAAACGATTCCAGAGCTTGACCTCCTCTACGTCACCAGAATCCAGCGCGAGCGCTTCCCTGACGAGCAGGAGTACCTCAAGGTAAGGGGTAGCTATCAGGTGAACTGCGCGGTTCTGAAGAGGGCAAAGGAGAGCCTCAGGGTAATGCATCCCCTCCCGAGGGTGGATGAGATACACCCGGAGGTGGATAAAACCCCACACGCGCTCTACTTCAGGCAGGTCTTCTCCGGAGTTCCGGTTAGGATGGCCCTGCTCGGATTAACGCTGGGGGTGCTGTGA
- a CDS encoding aminoacyl-tRNA deacylase — MVNIEEIAKALGAEILDIGRPVKTVEQATREAGVERRQVIKSLVIISESGPLLVIVDGESRVSMAKLEAKFGGCRFASPREVRELTGYEVGGVPPIGVPLRTIMDQRVLENEYVIGGGGAIDRLLRIRPERILEYQQAEVMDVRE; from the coding sequence ATGGTGAATATCGAAGAAATTGCGAAGGCCCTGGGGGCGGAGATACTCGATATCGGGAGGCCAGTTAAGACCGTCGAACAGGCCACGCGGGAGGCTGGCGTTGAACGGAGACAGGTGATAAAGTCCCTCGTCATAATCAGCGAAAGCGGGCCCCTTCTCGTCATAGTTGACGGCGAATCGAGGGTGAGCATGGCAAAGCTGGAGGCGAAGTTCGGAGGGTGCAGGTTTGCCAGCCCCCGGGAAGTCAGAGAACTTACAGGCTACGAGGTCGGAGGTGTTCCCCCTATCGGGGTGCCGCTCAGAACGATAATGGATCAGAGGGTTCTGGAGAACGAGTACGTCATCGGCGGCGGAGGGGCTATTGATCGGCTCCTCAGGATAAGGCCGGAAAGGATACTGGAGTACCAGCAGGCCGAGGTGATGGACGTTCGCGAGTAG
- a CDS encoding VanZ family protein: MRRRLLFLYVLLLLFLNLTLRIPSSPVQNGDKLAHLAEFLLLGFLGRLVWPYLTPFPFLLEFLQLFVPGRTFSLADMAANLIGFSAGVLLGWWHEGRNEGAPLFHEGGDRSG; encoded by the coding sequence TTGAGGCGAAGACTTCTCTTCCTCTACGTGCTCCTTCTTCTGTTTCTGAACCTGACTCTGAGGATCCCATCGTCGCCGGTCCAGAACGGGGACAAGCTCGCACACCTGGCAGAATTCCTGCTCCTGGGCTTCCTCGGCCGGTTAGTGTGGCCATATCTCACGCCCTTCCCCTTCCTGCTGGAGTTCCTCCAGCTCTTCGTCCCCGGAAGGACGTTCTCCCTCGCCGACATGGCCGCAAACCTAATAGGCTTCTCCGCCGGAGTTCTGCTTGGGTGGTGGCATGAAGGTCGTAACGAGGGAGCTCCGCTTTTCCACGAGGGGGGAGATCGATCTGGTTGA